A window from Roseburia sp. 499 encodes these proteins:
- a CDS encoding FMN-binding protein, translated as MSSKTKIVVLHMKELVYTAIFAVLGILLILLLIFMFLPDDKTNGQTEETMRYVAGVYTSSIQLNDNAIDVEVAVDANHINSISLINLDETTAAMYPLMQPALDNLTQQIYEKQSLDDISYGEDTQYTSTVLLNAIRSALEKAAYVPED; from the coding sequence GTGAGTTCAAAAACCAAAATTGTTGTTCTGCATATGAAAGAGTTGGTTTATACAGCCATTTTTGCCGTACTTGGAATTCTACTGATTCTACTGCTGATTTTTATGTTCCTGCCGGATGACAAAACAAATGGACAGACAGAAGAAACCATGCGGTATGTAGCGGGGGTATACACCTCCTCCATACAATTAAACGACAACGCTATTGACGTGGAAGTGGCGGTAGATGCCAATCATATCAATTCCATCTCACTGATAAATCTGGATGAAACAACTGCTGCCATGTATCCCCTCATGCAGCCGGCACTGGATAACCTGACACAACAGATTTATGAAAAACAGTCTCTGGATGACATTTCTTATGGGGAAGACACCCAGTATACTTCTACCGTGCTGTTAAATGCCATCCGCTCTGCTCTTGAAAAAGCCGCTTATGTTCCAGAAGACTAA
- a CDS encoding DegV family protein produces MKYKIVVDSCGELPVKLKEDGHFQTVSLELFVDDYHVVDDENFNQKEFLRKVKESPNCPKSACPSPEAYEEAYDCEAEHVYAVTLSAQLSGSYNSAELGRKLYLEEKGEKKIHVFDSKSASVGETLIAMKIQECEEAGLSFEEVVAKVDAYIAEQNTYFVLETLETLRKNGRLSNIKAFVASALNIKPIMGSTPEGTICQLSQARGMGKALDKMVTTMMSKVRNPEQKVLAISHCNCPQRALSVVEKVKSLGKFKDVLVLDTAGISSMYANDGGVIMVV; encoded by the coding sequence ATGAAATATAAAATTGTGGTAGATAGTTGTGGTGAGCTGCCGGTAAAGTTAAAGGAAGATGGACACTTTCAGACCGTATCCTTAGAACTTTTTGTAGATGATTATCATGTAGTAGATGATGAGAATTTTAATCAGAAGGAGTTTTTAAGAAAGGTAAAGGAAAGCCCGAATTGTCCCAAGTCCGCATGTCCTTCTCCGGAAGCATATGAGGAGGCTTATGACTGTGAGGCAGAGCATGTGTATGCAGTAACCTTGTCTGCACAGCTTAGTGGTTCTTATAACAGTGCAGAACTTGGAAGAAAACTGTATCTGGAGGAAAAAGGTGAAAAGAAAATACATGTATTTGATTCTAAGTCAGCTTCTGTAGGGGAAACATTGATTGCAATGAAGATTCAGGAGTGTGAGGAGGCAGGCTTAAGTTTTGAAGAAGTAGTTGCAAAAGTGGATGCTTATATAGCAGAGCAGAATACTTACTTTGTATTAGAAACATTGGAAACACTTCGTAAAAATGGAAGATTAAGTAATATAAAGGCATTTGTAGCAAGTGCTCTTAATATTAAACCGATTATGGGTTCCACACCAGAGGGAACTATTTGTCAGCTCAGTCAGGCAAGAGGAATGGGAAAAGCTTTGGATAAAATGGTTACTACCATGATGTCCAAAGTAAGGAATCCGGAGCAGAAGGTATTAGCAATTTCTCATTGTAATTGTCCGCAACGTGCACTGAGTGTAGTGGAAAAGGTGAAGAGTCTTGGGAAGTTCAAAGATGTGCTAGTGCTTGATACGGCAGGAATCAGCAGTATGTATGCAAATGATGGCGGAGTTATTATGGTGGTATAG
- a CDS encoding transglutaminase domain-containing protein produces MKGKKCLLLFLTLGILSSQIVACTEMTKQQTGQVEPESYQTGANDEAVEVSKISDGNYAYEGLTQEERQVYDEILSVILNHREKITLSCTDTEMMRKAYAAVCADYGGLFWVNGYVFTKYTQGEETVGLEFAPSYTMTEEERQQIQQQIDSVVDQWLGGISITDTDYDKVKYIYDLLSTNTEYVEGAENSQNIISVFLNGQTVCQGYACAVQYLMKQLGIPCVIVSGTALGDAHAWNLFQMNGEYYYMDVTWGRGRYIEDEIEKYFVDYKYMAMTTEEMMRSHVPDAQLNLPECTAVEDNYYRQEGKYIQEWKPDVIGTFFSKAYEEKGMVTLRFANRQLYDHAVSYFIEAGNIAEYCPNLEEINYMTEEEWLEISFCFLE; encoded by the coding sequence GTGAAGGGAAAAAAGTGTTTGTTGCTCTTTTTGACTTTGGGGATTTTAAGCAGTCAGATAGTAGCATGTACAGAGATGACAAAGCAGCAGACTGGACAAGTAGAGCCGGAAAGCTATCAGACCGGGGCCAACGACGAGGCAGTAGAGGTATCGAAGATTTCTGATGGAAATTATGCCTATGAAGGACTTACGCAGGAGGAACGGCAGGTATATGATGAGATACTGTCTGTGATTTTAAATCATCGAGAGAAAATAACCCTGTCCTGTACTGATACAGAAATGATGCGTAAAGCGTATGCAGCAGTTTGTGCAGACTACGGTGGATTATTTTGGGTAAATGGCTATGTATTTACCAAATATACTCAGGGTGAAGAAACGGTAGGATTGGAATTCGCTCCAAGTTATACCATGACAGAAGAAGAACGTCAGCAAATCCAGCAGCAGATAGACAGCGTAGTAGACCAGTGGCTGGGTGGCATTTCTATAACAGACACAGATTATGATAAGGTAAAGTATATTTATGACTTGCTCAGTACCAATACAGAATATGTAGAAGGAGCAGAAAACAGTCAGAATATCATCAGTGTATTTTTGAATGGACAGACGGTATGTCAGGGATATGCCTGTGCAGTACAGTATCTGATGAAACAACTGGGAATTCCTTGTGTTATTGTGTCAGGAACGGCGCTGGGAGATGCTCATGCCTGGAATCTTTTTCAGATGAATGGAGAATATTATTACATGGATGTGACCTGGGGAAGAGGAAGGTATATTGAGGATGAGATAGAAAAATATTTTGTAGATTACAAATATATGGCAATGACTACAGAGGAAATGATGCGTAGCCATGTCCCGGATGCCCAGTTGAATCTGCCGGAGTGTACAGCGGTAGAAGATAATTATTACAGGCAGGAAGGAAAGTATATACAAGAGTGGAAACCGGATGTAATAGGGACATTTTTTTCAAAGGCATATGAAGAAAAAGGAATGGTTACACTTCGGTTTGCAAATCGACAATTGTATGACCATGCGGTAAGCTATTTTATAGAGGCGGGAAATATAGCGGAATATTGCCCGAATTTGGAAGAAATCAATTATATGACAGAAGAAGAATGGCTGGAAATAAGTTTTTGCTTTTTGGAATAA
- a CDS encoding M18 family aminopeptidase, translating to MQEEIMAEKLLQLLKKGTSAVMVVKEAEQQLVEAGFEELHFSNTWGLTEGGKYYMKHHDTTLFAFTVPLQVEFKDGFRIAAAHTDFPCLRIKPNPDVVTNGYAQVNVEVYGGAILNTWLDRPLSISGRMAVKSDDVMHPDMRYINMEKPLMSIPNLAIHMNREVNKGVELNRQTDMLPIVGLLEEELNEKHAFLEFLAKEEGVKVEDILDYELWVYCMQEPVTFGMQEEFMLSPRLDNLTSVQALLTGLIEGRQSCGINVIALFDHEEIGSHTKQGAGSLLLLNVLEKICDSFGRTMAQTKESIYESFLLSVDVAHGLHPNKTGKMDITNKPVLGKGLCIKESCSQSYATDCEAIAIVEQICCKAGIAYQKFVNRSDMQGGGTLGSIASSILPIPTVDVGVPLLAMHSAVETMGKEDMESLTGLVREYFSI from the coding sequence ATGCAGGAGGAAATTATGGCAGAGAAATTATTACAGTTATTAAAAAAAGGTACCAGTGCTGTTATGGTGGTAAAGGAAGCAGAACAGCAACTTGTGGAAGCAGGGTTTGAGGAACTGCATTTTTCTAATACCTGGGGCCTTACAGAAGGTGGCAAATATTATATGAAGCATCATGATACCACATTGTTTGCTTTTACAGTGCCTCTGCAGGTAGAATTTAAAGATGGTTTTCGGATTGCGGCAGCACATACAGACTTTCCATGTCTTAGAATTAAGCCTAATCCTGATGTAGTTACCAATGGATATGCGCAGGTAAATGTGGAAGTATACGGAGGAGCTATTCTGAACACATGGCTGGATCGTCCCTTAAGTATATCGGGACGCATGGCAGTAAAAAGTGATGATGTGATGCATCCGGATATGCGGTATATCAACATGGAAAAGCCATTGATGTCGATTCCAAATCTGGCAATTCATATGAATCGAGAGGTAAATAAGGGAGTCGAACTGAATCGTCAGACAGATATGCTTCCAATTGTGGGACTTTTGGAAGAAGAGTTAAATGAGAAACATGCATTTTTAGAATTTTTAGCAAAAGAAGAAGGCGTAAAGGTAGAAGATATCCTAGACTACGAATTGTGGGTATATTGTATGCAGGAGCCGGTAACCTTTGGGATGCAGGAGGAATTTATGTTGTCTCCGCGTCTGGATAATCTTACTTCAGTGCAGGCGTTGCTTACAGGTTTGATTGAAGGCAGACAGAGCTGCGGAATTAATGTGATTGCACTGTTTGACCATGAAGAAATTGGAAGTCATACCAAACAGGGGGCAGGTTCCTTGTTGTTATTGAATGTGTTAGAAAAAATTTGTGATAGCTTTGGGAGGACTATGGCACAGACAAAAGAGAGTATTTATGAGTCCTTTTTATTGTCTGTGGATGTGGCGCATGGACTTCATCCGAATAAAACAGGAAAAATGGATATTACCAATAAGCCTGTACTTGGCAAAGGTCTTTGCATTAAAGAATCATGTTCACAGTCATATGCAACGGATTGTGAGGCAATTGCTATTGTGGAGCAGATTTGTTGCAAGGCTGGAATTGCATATCAGAAGTTTGTAAATCGTTCGGATATGCAGGGCGGAGGCACATTGGGTTCCATTGCATCCAGCATTTTGCCAATACCTACGGTGGATGTTGGAGTTCCGCTTTTGGCAATGCATTCTGCAGTAGAAACGATGGGAAAAGAGGATATGGAGTCATTAACAGGATTGGTGCGAGAATATTTTAGCATCTAA
- a CDS encoding DUF5721 family protein: protein MIVLKISNVKEFMNILLLSETFDHFLLSEASITTFATMILDGKACADFFSPEDDGYALVANEAYVPFSLLRSSCLDFIKGKRTPVSFKFVFLLSKENQKKTLASLHSSFAPEDISGMYLNLRYQAGEIICTTGISYRNFSMDKSLDQAWDDMIMRFFRNHKILFESLT, encoded by the coding sequence ATGATTGTACTGAAAATCAGCAATGTAAAAGAATTTATGAATATACTTCTGCTTTCTGAGACTTTTGATCATTTCCTACTCTCAGAAGCTTCTATTACTACCTTTGCCACTATGATTTTAGATGGTAAAGCATGTGCAGACTTTTTCAGTCCGGAAGATGACGGTTATGCTTTAGTAGCTAATGAAGCATACGTACCCTTCTCCCTTTTACGTTCTTCCTGTCTGGATTTTATTAAGGGAAAACGTACCCCCGTTTCTTTTAAATTTGTTTTTTTATTATCTAAAGAAAATCAGAAGAAAACGCTTGCTTCCCTTCACAGTTCCTTCGCGCCGGAGGATATCTCCGGAATGTATCTGAACTTAAGATATCAGGCAGGCGAAATCATATGCACTACAGGCATCTCTTATCGCAATTTTTCCATGGATAAATCTTTAGACCAAGCATGGGATGACATGATTATGCGTTTTTTCAGGAATCATAAAATTTTATTTGAATCTTTGACATAA
- a CDS encoding cold-shock protein → MQGTVKWFNNQKGYGFISDEAGNDVFVHYSGLNMEGFKSLEEGATVDFEVTEGSKGPQAVNVTVVR, encoded by the coding sequence ATGCAGGGTACAGTAAAATGGTTTAACAACCAAAAAGGATATGGTTTCATTTCTGATGAAGCTGGAAACGACGTATTTGTTCATTATTCCGGATTGAACATGGAGGGTTTCAAATCCTTAGAAGAAGGCGCTACTGTTGATTTCGAAGTTACCGAAGGTTCTAAAGGACCTCAGGCAGTAAACGTAACTGTAGTACGCTAA
- a CDS encoding signal peptidase II: protein MVYASIVAVLFAGDFFLKKQVERHITKEERKEICKGKIVIRKYYNRGAALNLMEKSPKLLRIICGAIILILGIVWYLLLREKKNPGILLGISLILGGGASNLYDRITKGHVVDYFSFRTPWERLNRIVFNISDMFIFLGSILIVIFGSRK from the coding sequence ATGGTGTACGCAAGCATTGTAGCAGTATTGTTTGCCGGAGATTTTTTTCTAAAAAAACAGGTAGAGAGGCATATAACCAAGGAAGAACGAAAAGAAATCTGTAAAGGGAAGATTGTTATCCGAAAGTATTACAATCGAGGGGCTGCATTGAATCTCATGGAAAAGAGTCCAAAGCTTTTAAGAATTATTTGTGGTGCGATAATATTGATTCTGGGAATTGTCTGGTACCTGCTTTTACGAGAGAAGAAAAATCCAGGAATTCTTCTGGGAATCAGCCTAATCTTAGGCGGTGGAGCCAGTAATCTGTATGATAGAATTACCAAAGGGCATGTGGTAGATTATTTCAGTTTTCGGACACCTTGGGAACGGTTAAATCGAATTGTTTTTAATATATCAGATATGTTTATTTTTCTGGGAAGTATTTTGATTGTAATATTTGGAAGTAGAAAATAG
- a CDS encoding S8 family peptidase has product MDCEEAVYSNDYYDFITERFSGIIGEISGYCMQNINNVYDVIYASREGLLPLSIANYSYSAIPQCFALMDESALEASGILRLHNYPTLGLKGQGVLIGFVDTGIDYRNPVFQNPDGSSRIAAIWDQTERSGTPPEGFLYGSEYRKEVIDEALASQRPENIVPSNDVNGHGTFLASVAAGSEMPQEDFSGAAPYAQIAMVKLKEAKENLREFYFIPEDATVYQENDIMAGVSYLEKLASDLNMPLVVCISVGTNTGSRGSGNNPLRAVLEATALRRRRGVVVAAGNEGNQRHHFAGELSEGQEYQNVEISVGEGVSGFILEMWASAPQLFVVEIVSPTGERIPKEFILSGGKEYTFLLENTTVSIDYRITTLSGGDQLIFMRFARPVQGIWNIRVYRQSVYAERYHMWLPMEEMLTGEVYFIRSNPDTTITTPGNAYSAITVTAYDVRDNSIFIDASRGYTVTGMVKPDFAAPGVNVYGAGKRNQFTTRSGTSVAAAVTSGAVALMLEWAVVRGNYTLISNIDIKNIFIRGTKQDPGRTYPNREWGYGRLDLYQAFENFRVR; this is encoded by the coding sequence ATGGACTGTGAAGAGGCAGTATATTCCAATGATTATTATGATTTTATAACAGAAAGATTTAGCGGAATCATTGGAGAAATTTCGGGATATTGTATGCAGAACATCAACAATGTATATGATGTTATTTATGCTTCAAGAGAAGGGTTACTTCCCTTAAGCATTGCAAATTATTCCTATTCAGCTATTCCACAGTGTTTTGCCCTGATGGATGAAAGTGCATTGGAGGCAAGTGGAATATTGCGGCTTCATAATTATCCCACGTTAGGTTTAAAGGGGCAGGGCGTTTTGATTGGATTTGTGGATACCGGAATTGATTACCGTAATCCGGTATTCCAAAATCCGGATGGAAGCAGTAGAATTGCAGCAATCTGGGATCAGACAGAGAGAAGTGGAACGCCTCCCGAGGGATTTTTATATGGAAGTGAATACCGGAAGGAAGTAATAGATGAAGCATTAGCAAGTCAGAGACCGGAGAACATAGTTCCTTCTAATGACGTTAATGGTCATGGAACTTTTCTTGCCAGTGTGGCAGCTGGAAGTGAAATGCCACAGGAAGATTTTTCAGGGGCGGCACCTTATGCACAGATTGCTATGGTAAAATTGAAAGAAGCAAAAGAAAATTTGCGGGAATTTTATTTTATCCCGGAGGATGCAACGGTTTATCAGGAAAATGATATTATGGCAGGGGTATCCTATCTGGAGAAGTTGGCAAGTGATTTGAATATGCCTCTTGTTGTGTGTATTTCTGTTGGAACGAATACAGGAAGTCGCGGCAGTGGGAACAATCCGCTGAGGGCCGTATTAGAGGCAACTGCATTAAGAAGAAGGAGAGGTGTGGTGGTTGCTGCGGGAAATGAAGGAAACCAGAGACATCATTTTGCAGGAGAACTTTCAGAAGGGCAAGAATACCAAAATGTAGAAATTAGTGTGGGAGAAGGAGTGTCTGGTTTCATTTTAGAAATGTGGGCAAGTGCTCCGCAACTATTTGTAGTGGAAATTGTGTCACCTACCGGAGAACGAATTCCCAAGGAATTTATTTTGTCCGGAGGGAAAGAGTACACCTTTTTACTTGAAAATACTACAGTTTCCATAGATTATCGGATTACAACACTTTCCGGTGGCGATCAGCTGATTTTTATGCGTTTTGCAAGGCCGGTACAAGGAATATGGAATATTCGAGTTTATAGGCAGTCGGTCTATGCGGAACGATATCATATGTGGCTGCCAATGGAAGAAATGCTTACAGGAGAGGTTTATTTTATTCGTTCCAATCCGGATACCACGATTACTACACCGGGAAATGCATATAGTGCCATAACAGTGACTGCTTATGATGTAAGGGATAATAGTATTTTTATTGATGCAAGCAGAGGATATACAGTGACAGGAATGGTAAAACCGGACTTTGCAGCTCCGGGGGTTAATGTATATGGTGCCGGAAAGAGAAATCAATTTACTACCCGAAGTGGAACAAGCGTTGCAGCGGCAGTTACCAGTGGGGCGGTGGCATTGATGTTGGAATGGGCAGTAGTTCGTGGAAACTACACCCTTATTAGTAACATTGATATTAAAAATATTTTCATACGGGGAACAAAGCAGGACCCGGGAAGAACATATCCCAATCGAGAGTGGGGGTATGGAAGACTTGATTTGTATCAGGCATTCGAGAATTTTCGCGTTAGGTAG
- the clpX gene encoding ATP-dependent Clp protease ATP-binding subunit ClpX — MKMDDKEKFDDTELDTSVSEQEAEVQKDDDNDYEDICYICRRPESKAGKMIKIPSNICICSDCMQKTFDSMNHTGFPMGDFGNMNGMPNISLVNLSDLQNMNMVPKSQKLKKKKPKEDKKAAPVLDIKSIPAPHKIKASLDEYVVGQEKAKKVMSVAVYNHYKRIACDNLDGIEIEKSNMLMVGPTGSGKTYMVKTLAKLLDVPLAIADATSLTEAGYIGDDIESVVSKLLAAADNDVERAEHGIIFIDEIDKIAKKKNTNQRDVSGESVQQGMLKLLEGAEIEVPVGANSKNAMVPMVTVNTKDILFICGGAFPDLEGIIKERLNKHSSMGFQADLKDKYDKEENLLHQVAVEDIRKYGMIPEFLGRLPIIFALDALSEDMLVRILEEPKNAIIKQYKKLLAMDEVKLEFEPEALRAIARKAKKKDVGARALRAIIEEFMLDIMYEIPKDDNIGTVTITEDYIENKGGPVIAMRGCPELEDNSTASTAGV; from the coding sequence ATGAAAATGGACGATAAAGAAAAGTTTGATGATACAGAGTTAGATACTTCGGTTTCGGAGCAAGAAGCAGAGGTACAAAAAGATGACGATAACGATTATGAGGATATTTGCTATATTTGTCGAAGACCTGAGAGTAAAGCAGGGAAGATGATAAAAATACCAAGTAATATTTGTATTTGTTCTGACTGCATGCAGAAGACCTTTGACAGTATGAATCATACAGGATTTCCTATGGGAGATTTCGGAAATATGAATGGCATGCCTAATATCAGTCTGGTAAATCTTTCTGATTTACAGAATATGAATATGGTGCCAAAGAGTCAGAAGTTAAAGAAAAAGAAGCCAAAGGAAGATAAGAAAGCAGCGCCGGTATTGGATATTAAGTCTATTCCGGCACCACACAAGATTAAGGCAAGTTTAGATGAATATGTGGTAGGACAGGAAAAAGCCAAAAAAGTAATGTCTGTTGCCGTATACAATCACTATAAGAGAATTGCTTGTGACAATCTGGATGGAATTGAGATTGAGAAGTCTAATATGCTGATGGTAGGACCTACCGGAAGCGGTAAGACTTACATGGTAAAGACTTTGGCAAAGCTTTTGGATGTGCCTCTTGCCATTGCAGATGCAACCTCTCTTACAGAGGCCGGATATATCGGTGATGATATTGAAAGTGTAGTATCTAAGCTCTTGGCAGCAGCAGATAATGACGTAGAACGGGCAGAGCATGGAATTATATTCATTGATGAGATTGATAAGATTGCCAAAAAGAAAAATACCAATCAGAGAGATGTCAGTGGGGAAAGTGTGCAGCAGGGGATGTTAAAGCTCTTAGAGGGAGCAGAAATTGAAGTTCCGGTGGGCGCTAACAGCAAGAACGCTATGGTACCTATGGTGACAGTGAATACCAAGGATATTCTCTTTATTTGTGGTGGAGCGTTCCCGGATTTAGAAGGGATTATTAAAGAGCGTTTAAATAAGCATTCGTCTATGGGATTCCAGGCTGATTTAAAGGATAAATACGATAAAGAAGAGAATCTGCTTCATCAGGTTGCAGTAGAGGATATTCGTAAGTATGGTATGATTCCGGAATTTTTAGGACGTCTTCCGATTATCTTTGCATTGGATGCGTTATCAGAAGATATGTTGGTAAGAATTTTAGAAGAGCCGAAGAATGCCATTATCAAGCAGTACAAAAAACTGTTGGCAATGGATGAGGTGAAGCTGGAGTTTGAACCGGAGGCATTACGTGCTATTGCAAGAAAGGCAAAGAAAAAGGACGTGGGAGCAAGAGCTTTGCGTGCTATTATTGAGGAGTTCATGCTGGATATTATGTATGAAATTCCGAAGGATGATAATATAGGGACGGTTACAATTACTGAGGACTACATAGAGAATAAGGGAGGTCCGGTAATTGCTATGAGAGGTTGCCCGGAGTTGGAAGATAATAGTACAGCAAGTACAGCAGGAGTATAA
- a CDS encoding HAMP domain-containing sensor histidine kinase: MKLWQKIFLYTLILVMLAVGVTSILLLENSYSLAMNQRKQSAYSEHEFFISNFKSMVITERLKENSVVLDEAKVERLMKEIMEEDAGSSTIFLDGNREQICANKKEEIPEELLALVEKETVTCMQGKGKKMYTASQERIESVDYYFVTVQDISDVIEIHEDMLQRIRIISMGCAIGIAVILLIVVKLLLLPLQKMNAGTKAIAQGEYEKRIPEAGSDELSELAHNMNSMAEAVEKNVKALEDVAENRKQFIDNLAHEMKTPLTSILGFADLLQIKKDISEEGRIEYAGIIKEEASRMRTLSGKLMELITVGEANVEWEKEEMQALFDEIGASLKVVAEKQNMILSCESEPGELIIDRELFKSLIYNLVDNSIKASNEGGRIRVDGYFIGEEFVIIVEDEGIGIPTEELEKITQAFYMVDKARSRKKGGAGLGLALCAEIVESHQGTMKFESEIHQGTRVIVKMKGGQSDEK; encoded by the coding sequence ATGAAACTTTGGCAAAAGATTTTTCTCTATACGTTAATACTGGTGATGCTGGCAGTAGGTGTGACCAGTATTTTATTATTGGAAAACAGCTATTCATTGGCGATGAACCAGAGAAAACAGAGTGCGTATAGTGAACATGAATTTTTTATTTCCAACTTTAAAAGTATGGTAATTACAGAGCGGTTAAAGGAAAATTCCGTGGTGCTGGATGAAGCAAAAGTGGAAAGGCTCATGAAGGAAATCATGGAGGAAGATGCCGGCAGTAGTACGATTTTTTTAGATGGAAATCGTGAGCAAATATGTGCAAATAAAAAAGAAGAAATCCCGGAGGAACTGCTTGCATTGGTAGAAAAAGAAACCGTTACCTGTATGCAGGGAAAAGGGAAAAAAATGTATACGGCATCTCAGGAACGAATTGAGAGTGTTGATTATTATTTTGTTACAGTACAGGACATTTCTGATGTAATTGAGATTCATGAGGATATGCTTCAGCGAATTCGGATTATCAGTATGGGATGTGCAATAGGAATAGCGGTAATTCTCTTGATTGTAGTAAAGCTGTTGTTGTTGCCGTTGCAGAAAATGAATGCGGGAACTAAGGCGATTGCTCAGGGAGAATATGAAAAGCGCATTCCGGAAGCGGGCAGTGATGAATTATCGGAACTGGCACATAATATGAATTCTATGGCAGAGGCTGTGGAGAAGAATGTAAAGGCATTAGAGGATGTAGCAGAAAATCGTAAGCAATTTATTGATAACCTGGCCCATGAAATGAAGACACCGCTTACTTCTATTTTAGGGTTTGCAGACTTGCTTCAGATAAAAAAAGATATTTCCGAAGAGGGAAGGATTGAATATGCCGGTATTATTAAGGAAGAGGCATCCAGAATGCGGACTCTTTCCGGAAAGCTAATGGAGCTTATTACAGTAGGAGAGGCAAATGTAGAGTGGGAGAAGGAAGAGATGCAGGCCTTGTTCGACGAAATAGGGGCCTCTCTGAAAGTAGTTGCAGAAAAACAGAACATGATATTAAGCTGTGAATCGGAACCAGGAGAACTGATAATTGATCGGGAATTATTCAAGTCTCTTATCTATAATCTTGTGGATAATTCTATCAAAGCTTCGAATGAAGGTGGAAGAATCCGAGTAGACGGGTATTTCATTGGAGAAGAATTTGTAATTATTGTGGAGGATGAAGGAATTGGAATTCCAACAGAGGAATTAGAGAAGATAACACAAGCATTTTATATGGTGGATAAGGCGCGAAGCAGAAAAAAGGGCGGTGCAGGACTTGGACTTGCACTGTGCGCGGAAATTGTAGAAAGTCATCAGGGAACCATGAAGTTTGAAAGTGAAATTCATCAGGGTACCCGCGTGATTGTCAAAATGAAGGGAGGGCAGTCAGATGAAAAATAA
- a CDS encoding response regulator transcription factor: protein MIQILIVEDDPNIAKLIEATVAIGGYQGTVCNNGKEAFEKMENQSYDLVLLDVMLPDMSGFEIMRNRTNTETPVIFITAKQELTDKVRGLRLGAEDYIVKPFEAMELLARIEVILRRVKKTENTYNYGNISVNVEEHTCKCSGEEVYLTPKEFEVLVFFIQHRDVAISRERLLTAVWGYEYEGETRTIDIHIQQLRKKLNLKDKLITIPKLGYRLESIKE from the coding sequence ATGATACAGATATTAATCGTGGAAGACGATCCAAATATAGCAAAGTTGATAGAGGCTACAGTTGCCATTGGCGGATATCAGGGAACGGTGTGTAATAATGGGAAGGAAGCATTTGAAAAAATGGAGAACCAAAGTTACGATCTGGTACTCTTAGATGTAATGCTACCGGATATGAGCGGTTTTGAGATTATGCGTAATCGGACGAACACGGAAACACCGGTTATTTTTATTACGGCAAAACAGGAATTGACAGATAAGGTGAGAGGGCTTCGACTTGGTGCTGAGGACTATATTGTAAAGCCTTTCGAGGCAATGGAACTGTTGGCGCGAATTGAGGTTATATTACGGAGAGTGAAAAAAACCGAGAATACCTATAATTATGGAAACATTTCTGTAAATGTAGAGGAACATACTTGTAAGTGCAGTGGAGAAGAAGTGTATCTTACACCGAAAGAATTTGAGGTGTTAGTATTTTTTATTCAGCACAGAGATGTGGCAATTTCCAGAGAACGACTGTTGACAGCAGTATGGGGATATGAATACGAAGGAGAGACGAGAACCATCGACATTCATATTCAGCAGTTGAGAAAGAAACTGAATCTAAAGGATAAACTGATAACGATTCCAAAGCTTGGATATCGTTTGGAAAGTATAAAGGAGTAG
- a CDS encoding VanZ family protein: MKKGITFFVLIFWMAVIFYFSAQTGGKSSDISQSVGYRIAESISNCFHLDKTTEELSQQAEQMQLVIRKGAHMTEYAILAIFTLLHICCYRGKPKKFWWWSWGFCILYAATDEIHQLFVPGREGRFLDVCIDSIGSLIGILLFMLVYAKCLKRKETR; the protein is encoded by the coding sequence ATGAAAAAAGGAATAACATTTTTTGTTTTAATTTTTTGGATGGCAGTGATATTTTATTTTTCTGCCCAGACGGGTGGAAAATCTTCGGACATAAGTCAGTCAGTAGGATATCGCATTGCAGAGAGTATAAGCAATTGTTTTCATCTGGACAAAACAACAGAAGAGTTGTCACAACAGGCAGAGCAGATGCAACTAGTAATAAGAAAAGGAGCACATATGACGGAATATGCCATATTGGCAATTTTTACGTTATTGCATATATGCTGTTATCGGGGAAAGCCCAAAAAATTCTGGTGGTGGAGTTGGGGATTTTGCATTTTGTATGCAGCAACAGATGAGATACATCAGCTATTTGTGCCGGGCAGGGAAGGAAGATTTCTGGATGTTTGTATTGATTCCATAGGAAGTCTGATTGGAATACTACTATTTATGTTAGTATATGCAAAGTGTTTAAAGAGGAAGGAAACCAGGTAA